A genomic window from Candidatus Thiocaldithrix dubininis includes:
- a CDS encoding peptidoglycan-binding domain-containing protein gives MVTALRELATSIPNPSLISANNSMQLKDNALKAALPNGLSTDLVRGSKNTAVVAVQYALGRLGYLKGKADGSFGGMTQAAVEDFQQAQGLPVTGKVNNTTLAALDKAVSGLDLRPPAVKAADPLAYLSDFRRLGLPEIVIRSSSENFNWSSSEIRQAYGQFVGNYWQVMKRNNVEGDCKNLALFFMDQFRKQLAEDRMIKLPHPVLKGAPEKRWIVATVEKTQGMFSRVDRLLQSGIRMNRPGYEVIKAVQQLDPQHSLLYGVSVHYPEISANQVAKSCTRIYNWNPAMDNRGDSSKPEIPINQLSAGNMIFIDHTGNGSFDHTVTVVKVDKDTAGRTKRLILAVGSYDDVRDASSATSVEGVGLAIVNTYSEEVTVDFDTNGRVTKSVVTYASEPSYMVDSRYSARTTLMEQKPNGKLIVGRWA, from the coding sequence ATGGTAACAGCCTTGCGCGAATTAGCAACCTCTATTCCTAATCCATCTTTAATATCAGCGAATAATTCTATGCAATTAAAAGATAACGCTTTAAAAGCTGCCCTACCCAATGGTTTAAGCACCGATTTAGTTCGTGGTAGCAAGAATACTGCGGTGGTTGCCGTACAATATGCCTTAGGTAGACTAGGCTATCTCAAGGGTAAAGCCGATGGTAGTTTTGGTGGTATGACACAAGCCGCCGTGGAAGATTTCCAACAAGCGCAAGGCTTACCTGTCACGGGCAAGGTTAATAACACTACCTTAGCCGCCTTAGACAAAGCAGTAAGTGGCTTGGATTTACGCCCACCCGCCGTTAAAGCGGCTGATCCACTGGCTTATTTATCCGACTTTCGACGCTTAGGCTTACCGGAAATTGTAATTCGTAGCAGTTCTGAAAACTTTAACTGGTCAAGTTCCGAAATTCGTCAAGCTTACGGACAATTTGTGGGCAACTATTGGCAGGTCATGAAACGGAATAACGTTGAAGGCGATTGCAAAAATCTCGCGCTATTTTTTATGGATCAATTCCGTAAGCAATTAGCCGAAGATCGCATGATCAAGTTACCGCATCCGGTATTAAAAGGCGCTCCCGAAAAACGCTGGATTGTTGCCACCGTTGAAAAGACCCAAGGTATGTTCAGCCGCGTGGATCGCTTATTACAAAGCGGCATCCGTATGAACCGCCCGGGTTATGAAGTCATTAAAGCGGTGCAACAGCTTGATCCACAACACTCCCTATTATACGGCGTAAGTGTGCACTACCCCGAAATTAGTGCGAATCAAGTGGCTAAATCCTGTACTCGCATTTATAACTGGAATCCCGCAATGGACAATCGCGGCGATAGCAGTAAGCCCGAAATTCCCATTAACCAATTAAGTGCGGGCAATATGATTTTCATTGATCATACGGGCAACGGTTCGTTCGATCATACCGTTACCGTGGTTAAGGTTGATAAAGATACTGCCGGACGTACTAAACGCTTAATTCTGGCAGTGGGTTCTTACGATGATGTGCGTGACGCTTCTTCTGCTACCAGTGTGGAAGGGGTCGGCTTAGCGATTGTCAATACTTACTCCGAAGAAGTCACCGTCGACTTTGATACGAACGGACGTGTTACTAAATCCGTCGTGACTTATGCCTCCGAACCCAGCTATATGGTGGATTCTCGCTATAGCGCCCGCACTACACTCATGGAACAAAAACCTAATGGCAAATTAATCGTGGGGCGCTGGGCTTAA
- the icd gene encoding NADP-dependent isocitrate dehydrogenase, translating to MYQHIKVPAQGEKITTNADFSLNVPNNPIIPFIEGDGIGSDISPVMIKVVDAAVQKAYAGQRKISWMEIYAGEKATQVYGEDVWLPDETVDAVKEFVVSIKGPLTTPVGGGIRSLNVKLRQDLDLYVCLRPVRYYDGVPSPVKHPERTDMVIFRENAEDIYAGIEWAAFSPDVQKVINFLLNDMGVTKIRFPESSGIGIKPVSKDGTQRLVRKAIQYAIDNDRDSVALVHKGNIMKFTEGAFKNWGYELAKEEFGAVEIDGGPWCSMKNPKTGKEIIVKDVIADNFLQQILLRPQDYSVVATLNLNGDFVSDALAAQVGGIGIAPGANLSDTIAMFEATHGTAPKFAGMNMVNPSSIILSAEMMLRHMGWLEAADLINKGVSGAISSGRVTFDFAREIDGAEEISTDEFGDNIIENM from the coding sequence ATGTATCAACATATTAAAGTTCCGGCACAAGGCGAAAAAATCACAACTAACGCCGATTTTTCCCTGAACGTTCCGAATAATCCGATTATTCCTTTTATCGAAGGCGATGGTATCGGTTCTGATATTTCACCCGTCATGATTAAAGTGGTTGATGCAGCCGTACAGAAAGCTTACGCGGGGCAACGCAAAATCTCTTGGATGGAGATCTATGCTGGGGAGAAAGCGACACAGGTTTACGGTGAAGATGTATGGCTTCCAGACGAAACTGTAGATGCAGTTAAAGAATTTGTCGTGTCTATCAAAGGCCCTTTAACCACACCAGTAGGCGGTGGCATTCGTTCTTTAAATGTTAAATTACGTCAAGATTTAGACTTATACGTTTGTTTACGTCCTGTGCGTTATTACGATGGTGTTCCCAGCCCTGTAAAACACCCTGAAAGAACCGATATGGTAATTTTCCGCGAAAATGCGGAAGATATCTATGCCGGTATTGAGTGGGCCGCTTTCAGCCCAGACGTACAAAAAGTCATTAACTTCTTACTGAACGACATGGGCGTTACCAAAATCCGTTTCCCTGAAAGCTCGGGTATCGGCATTAAGCCTGTTTCTAAAGACGGCACACAACGTTTAGTGCGTAAAGCCATTCAATATGCGATTGATAATGATCGTGATTCAGTTGCCTTAGTTCATAAAGGTAACATCATGAAATTTACCGAAGGCGCATTCAAAAACTGGGGCTATGAATTAGCTAAAGAAGAATTCGGCGCGGTTGAAATTGACGGCGGTCCGTGGTGTTCAATGAAGAACCCAAAAACGGGCAAAGAAATCATCGTTAAAGACGTGATTGCCGATAACTTCTTGCAACAAATTCTGTTACGTCCACAAGACTACTCAGTAGTTGCAACCTTGAACTTAAACGGCGATTTCGTGTCTGATGCTTTAGCAGCTCAAGTGGGTGGTATTGGTATTGCACCGGGTGCTAACTTGTCTGATACCATTGCCATGTTTGAAGCGACTCACGGAACTGCACCTAAATTCGCAGGTATGAACATGGTAAACCCAAGTTCTATTATTCTGTCTGCCGAAATGATGTTACGCCATATGGGTTGGTTAGAAGCCGCTGACCTCATCAATAAAGGCGTTTCTGGGGCTATTTCTTCCGGTCGTGTAACCTTTGACTTCGCACGCGAAATCGACGGTGCTGAAGAAATTAGTACGGATGAATTCGGTGATAACATCATTGAAAACATGTAA
- the clpS gene encoding ATP-dependent Clp protease adapter ClpS, whose product MAQKQKDNDSTRQDSGVAVQESRPVVKEPPRFKVILLNDDFTPMDFVVEVLQHFFSMDRENATRVMLNVHTKGKGVCGVYTRDIAETKVAQVNRFAREHQHPLLCTMEEA is encoded by the coding sequence ATGGCGCAGAAACAAAAAGACAATGATTCTACTCGGCAAGATTCCGGCGTAGCGGTGCAGGAATCCCGTCCGGTGGTGAAAGAACCACCGCGCTTTAAAGTTATACTATTAAACGATGATTTCACCCCAATGGATTTTGTAGTAGAAGTACTACAGCACTTTTTTAGTATGGATCGCGAGAATGCAACCCGCGTCATGCTAAATGTTCACACGAAAGGTAAAGGGGTTTGTGGGGTCTACACTCGCGATATCGCAGAAACCAAAGTTGCGCAAGTCAACCGATTTGCGCGGGAACATCAGCATCCTTTGCTGTGTACGATGGAAGAGGCATGA
- the clpA gene encoding ATP-dependent Clp protease ATP-binding subunit ClpA — MLSAEVEYSINTLFRDARDKRHEFVTVEHLLLAMLDNPSAAEVLRAVNADIPQLRRELEQFVNENTPLIPMGDSKREVQPTQGFQRVIHRAIYSAQSARKGEVTGDVILVSIFGEPDSHAVYFLARQDVARLDVVHYVAHGLRKDDEDARDEQRNTEANSNSNQGEDAEMGESAKPLDKYATNLNTQALEGKIDPLIGRDAEIERTVQVLCRRRKNNPLLVGEAGVGKTAIAEGLAKRIVDGEVPEILSDAVIYSLDMGTLLAGTKYRGDFEKRLKAVLKQIKQEPNAVLFIDEIHTIIGAGATSGGTMDASNLIKPVLSSGELKCIGSTTFQEYHSIFEKDRALARRFQKIDVNEPSVEETIEILKGLKSRFEVHHNVRYTFQALKAAAELAAKYINDRHLPDKAIDVIDEAGANRQLQPANSRKKTITVTDIENIVAKIARIPPKSVSTSDMQVLRNLERDLKMVIFGQDAAVEQLTAAIKMARSGLRDDTKPIGSFLFTGPTGVGKTEVSKQLALRLGIELLRFDMSEYMERHTVSRLIGAPPGYVGYDEGGLLTDAVNKHPHAVLLLDEIEKAHPDVFNLLLQVMDHGTLTDANGRKVDFRNVILIMTSNAGAENISRKSLGFTLQDHSLDSGEAVNRAFSPEFRNRLDAIISFNPLTPDVVASVVDKFIIKLEAQLEPKKVVLVVSDAARRWLADKGYDRLMGARPMERVIQEHIKKPLADAILFGELSQGGRVEVSADATGLVLEMHGLETEPA, encoded by the coding sequence ATGTTAAGCGCTGAAGTCGAATATTCAATCAACACCTTATTCCGTGATGCGCGGGATAAACGCCATGAATTTGTAACTGTTGAACATCTTTTATTGGCAATGCTGGATAATCCCAGCGCGGCTGAAGTCTTGCGTGCGGTGAATGCGGATATTCCTCAATTACGGCGCGAACTGGAACAATTCGTAAACGAAAACACGCCTTTAATTCCCATGGGCGATTCTAAGCGTGAAGTGCAACCCACCCAAGGTTTTCAACGGGTAATTCACCGAGCCATTTACAGTGCGCAATCGGCGCGTAAAGGTGAAGTGACCGGCGATGTCATTTTGGTGTCTATTTTTGGCGAACCGGATTCACATGCGGTTTATTTTTTAGCACGCCAAGATGTAGCACGCTTAGATGTGGTGCATTATGTGGCGCATGGCTTGCGTAAAGACGATGAAGATGCGCGTGATGAACAACGCAATACTGAAGCCAATAGCAATAGTAACCAAGGTGAAGATGCTGAAATGGGCGAAAGCGCTAAGCCTTTGGATAAATACGCAACTAACCTAAATACCCAAGCGTTAGAAGGCAAAATTGATCCGCTAATTGGACGTGATGCCGAAATTGAACGCACCGTACAAGTATTATGTCGCCGTCGTAAAAATAACCCCTTATTAGTGGGTGAAGCAGGTGTGGGTAAAACCGCTATTGCTGAGGGCTTAGCCAAACGTATTGTGGACGGTGAAGTACCCGAAATTTTAAGCGATGCAGTCATTTACTCGCTAGATATGGGTACTTTATTAGCCGGTACAAAATATCGCGGGGATTTTGAAAAACGCTTGAAAGCCGTTTTGAAACAGATTAAGCAAGAACCGAATGCAGTGTTGTTTATTGATGAAATCCATACCATTATCGGCGCAGGAGCGACTTCTGGTGGAACGATGGATGCGTCTAATCTGATTAAACCGGTATTGTCCTCTGGCGAATTGAAATGTATTGGTTCAACTACATTTCAAGAATATCACAGCATTTTTGAGAAAGACCGAGCTTTGGCGCGTCGCTTCCAAAAAATTGATGTGAATGAACCTAGTGTAGAAGAAACCATTGAAATTCTGAAAGGCTTAAAATCCCGCTTTGAAGTACATCATAATGTACGTTATACCTTCCAAGCGCTGAAAGCAGCGGCAGAATTGGCAGCGAAATACATTAATGATCGGCACTTACCGGATAAAGCGATTGATGTGATTGATGAAGCAGGTGCGAACCGTCAATTACAGCCTGCCAATTCACGTAAGAAAACGATTACGGTTACTGATATTGAAAATATCGTGGCGAAGATTGCGCGTATTCCGCCTAAATCGGTTTCAACTTCGGATATGCAAGTGTTGCGTAACTTAGAACGTGACCTAAAAATGGTTATCTTTGGTCAAGATGCCGCAGTCGAGCAGTTAACCGCCGCTATTAAAATGGCGCGTTCAGGGTTACGTGATGACACCAAACCGATTGGGTCATTCTTGTTTACTGGTCCTACGGGTGTAGGTAAGACCGAAGTGTCTAAGCAATTAGCTTTGCGTTTAGGCATTGAATTACTGCGCTTTGATATGTCCGAATACATGGAGCGGCATACGGTTTCCCGTTTAATCGGTGCGCCGCCGGGCTATGTAGGTTATGACGAAGGTGGTTTATTAACCGATGCTGTCAATAAACATCCGCATGCGGTGTTATTGCTGGATGAGATTGAAAAAGCGCATCCTGATGTCTTTAACTTGTTACTGCAAGTCATGGACCATGGCACATTAACCGATGCCAATGGGCGCAAGGTTGATTTCCGTAACGTGATTTTGATTATGACCAGTAATGCTGGGGCGGAAAATATTAGCCGTAAGTCGCTAGGCTTTACTTTACAGGATCATAGTTTGGATTCGGGTGAAGCGGTAAATCGTGCATTTAGCCCTGAATTCCGTAACCGTTTAGATGCGATTATTAGTTTCAATCCATTAACACCAGACGTAGTGGCTTCCGTTGTTGATAAGTTCATTATCAAATTAGAAGCACAACTTGAACCGAAAAAAGTGGTATTAGTGGTGAGTGATGCGGCCCGCCGTTGGTTGGCTGATAAAGGTTATGACCGCTTAATGGGCGCACGGCCAATGGAACGTGTGATTCAAGAACACATCAAAAAACCATTAGCCGATGCTATTCTATTCGGTGAGTTAAGCCAAGGTGGACGGGTAGAGGTGTCAGCCGATGCTACGGGGTTAGTGCTCGAAATGCACGGTCTGGAAACAGAACCAGCCTAG
- the infA gene encoding translation initiation factor IF-1 produces MAKEDYIEMEGTVVETLPNTTFRVELDNGHIVNAHISGRMRKNYIRILTGDRVTVQLTPYDLTKGRISYRNK; encoded by the coding sequence ATGGCAAAAGAAGATTATATTGAAATGGAAGGTACGGTAGTTGAAACCTTACCGAATACTACATTCCGAGTTGAGTTAGACAATGGTCATATTGTAAACGCTCATATTTCAGGTCGTATGCGTAAAAATTACATTCGCATCCTGACCGGCGACCGTGTGACGGTACAATTAACCCCATATGACTTAACCAAAGGTCGTATTAGTTACCGCAATAAATAA
- a CDS encoding cytochrome b/b6 domain-containing protein, whose product MDTTSIRIWDLPIRIFHWTLVASIGFAWFTAETGGNWMEWHERTGIFILSLVIWRIIWGFVGSDTARFTQFLKSPFYALHHVQEMRQQATAYHAGHNPLGAWMVIALLAMILVQGMTGLFATDDIATEGPLAHLVSSSTSETLTRLHHLGFNIIMILASIHVAAVLFYRFAKHTNLIKPMVLGTADWPNAQQPQPEKLQFKAAWIGLVLWVGVYVILNLVLKLAA is encoded by the coding sequence ATGGACACAACTTCTATACGGATTTGGGATTTACCCATTCGTATCTTTCATTGGACATTAGTTGCCAGTATTGGTTTCGCTTGGTTTACAGCAGAAACGGGCGGCAATTGGATGGAATGGCACGAACGTACCGGCATTTTTATTTTATCCTTAGTGATTTGGCGCATTATTTGGGGCTTTGTGGGCAGTGATACTGCTCGTTTTACACAATTCTTAAAGTCGCCGTTTTATGCTTTACATCATGTGCAAGAAATGCGGCAACAAGCGACAGCTTATCATGCGGGGCATAATCCGCTGGGGGCTTGGATGGTAATTGCCTTATTAGCCATGATTTTAGTGCAGGGGATGACTGGGCTATTTGCAACAGATGATATTGCGACTGAAGGGCCTTTAGCGCACTTGGTGTCCAGTTCAACCTCGGAAACGTTAACCCGCTTACACCACTTAGGCTTTAATATTATTATGATTCTAGCCTCTATTCATGTTGCGGCGGTGTTATTTTATCGCTTTGCCAAACATACTAATTTAATTAAGCCGATGGTATTAGGCACAGCCGATTGGCCCAATGCACAACAACCACAACCAGAAAAATTGCAATTCAAAGCAGCGTGGATTGGCTTAGTATTGTGGGTTGGGGTGTATGTGATCTTGAATTTAGTGTTGAAGTTGGCAGCTTAA
- a CDS encoding cytochrome c, whose translation MNIFQKTLVIALGVASVAIMSNVVANEKKSPEEAAIEYRKDAFHMIAYHFGPLAGMVKGEKEYNAADFAKNAEAVATLSKFPMNGFIEGSDKGDTEAKEEIWKNMDDFKKKMETFQTEAAALAESAKTATSIDALKPQFGKVGESCKACHKEYKKD comes from the coding sequence ATGAATATTTTTCAAAAAACTTTAGTTATCGCATTAGGTGTTGCCAGCGTTGCTATAATGAGCAATGTCGTTGCTAACGAAAAAAAATCTCCAGAAGAAGCTGCAATTGAATACCGTAAAGACGCGTTTCATATGATTGCTTATCATTTTGGTCCATTGGCTGGCATGGTTAAAGGCGAAAAAGAATACAACGCTGCTGACTTTGCCAAAAATGCCGAAGCTGTTGCCACTTTAAGCAAATTCCCTATGAACGGCTTCATTGAGGGTTCTGACAAAGGCGATACTGAAGCTAAAGAAGAAATCTGGAAAAATATGGATGATTTCAAAAAGAAAATGGAAACTTTTCAAACTGAAGCGGCTGCTTTAGCAGAATCTGCAAAAACGGCAACTAGCATTGACGCCCTCAAACCTCAATTCGGTAAAGTCGGTGAATCTTGCAAAGCTTGCCATAAAGAATACAAAAAAGACTAA
- a CDS encoding aminodeoxychorismate/anthranilate synthase component II translates to MRILMVDNYDSFTYNLVQYLGELGADVQVVRNDEIPVEAIADIAPDKIVLSPGPCTPNEAGISIPTLLNYAGKIPILGVCLGHQSIGQAFGGRIIRAKEIMHGKTSMVYHQNRGVFSNLANPLEATRYHSLVIEQASLPDCLEITAWTQTPDGKIDEIMGVKHKTLAVEGVQFHPESILTQYGHEMLKNFLDGK, encoded by the coding sequence ATGCGTATTTTAATGGTGGATAACTACGACAGTTTTACCTACAACCTTGTACAATATTTAGGTGAGTTAGGCGCTGATGTGCAAGTGGTGCGCAATGATGAAATTCCAGTAGAAGCGATTGCCGACATCGCACCGGATAAAATTGTGCTTTCCCCGGGTCCCTGTACCCCCAATGAAGCAGGTATTTCTATTCCTACTTTATTGAATTATGCCGGAAAAATTCCGATTTTAGGCGTGTGTTTAGGGCATCAATCCATTGGGCAAGCCTTTGGTGGGCGTATTATTCGCGCTAAAGAAATTATGCACGGCAAAACCTCAATGGTGTATCACCAGAATCGGGGTGTATTCAGTAATTTAGCCAATCCCTTAGAAGCAACACGTTATCATTCCTTAGTGATTGAGCAAGCCAGCTTACCGGATTGCTTGGAAATCACGGCGTGGACACAAACCCCGGATGGTAAGATAGATGAAATCATGGGGGTTAAGCATAAAACCTTAGCTGTTGAAGGTGTGCAATTTCACCCAGAATCCATTCTTACGCAATACGGGCATGAAATGCTCAAAAACTTTTTAGACGGCAAATAA
- the trpE gene encoding anthranilate synthase component I, whose translation MHQDSFNSYIAQGFNRVPVRRTILADLDTPLSAYLKLADAPYSYLFESVQGGEKWGRYSMLGLPAQTIIKVYGHRVEIHRAYQAIEQIEVNDPLAWITEFQQQYQVPDIEGLPRFNGGLVGYFGYETIRYIEKKLAIGRDKPDPIGTPDILLMVSEELVVFDNLRGELHLIVHAGAGEYSQAQQKLDKLERQLQEARRLYQPVAKATQIDESDFISGFTEQGFKDAVLAAKEYIKAGDIMQVVLSQRMSIPFAAPPLDLYRALRRLNPSPYMYFLNLGDFHIVGSSPEILVRLEDDLITVRPIAGTRKRGDTEARDQALEQELLNDPKEIAEHLMLIDLGRNDTGRVSEIGSVKLTDKMIVERYSHVMHIVSNVTGKLLPNLNAMDVLRATFPAGTVSGAPKIRAMEIIDELEPVKRGIYSGAVGYLAWNGNMDTAIAIRTAVIKDEQLHIQAGAGVVYDSIPEMEWQETMNKGRAVFRAASSALSGLNGKHK comes from the coding sequence ATGCATCAGGACAGCTTTAATTCGTATATTGCCCAAGGTTTTAACCGTGTTCCGGTACGTCGTACCATTCTAGCCGACTTAGACACCCCTTTAAGTGCCTATCTCAAATTGGCAGACGCACCCTACTCTTACTTATTTGAATCAGTACAAGGTGGTGAAAAGTGGGGGCGTTACTCCATGCTCGGCTTACCCGCCCAAACCATTATTAAGGTCTACGGTCATAGGGTTGAAATTCACCGTGCTTACCAAGCAATCGAACAGATTGAAGTTAACGACCCGTTAGCTTGGATTACGGAATTCCAGCAACAATATCAAGTCCCCGACATTGAAGGTTTGCCACGTTTTAATGGCGGCTTGGTGGGTTATTTTGGCTATGAAACCATTCGTTATATTGAGAAAAAATTAGCAATAGGACGCGATAAACCCGACCCAATCGGTACACCTGACATTTTATTAATGGTGTCCGAAGAGTTAGTGGTATTCGACAATTTACGCGGTGAATTACACCTAATTGTGCATGCAGGTGCAGGCGAATATTCACAAGCCCAACAAAAGTTGGATAAATTAGAACGACAATTGCAAGAGGCACGGCGCTTATATCAACCTGTAGCCAAAGCCACGCAAATAGATGAGAGCGATTTCATTTCCGGCTTTACCGAACAAGGCTTTAAGGACGCGGTATTAGCAGCTAAGGAATACATTAAAGCGGGTGATATTATGCAAGTAGTGTTATCACAACGTATGAGCATTCCGTTTGCCGCCCCGCCGCTGGATTTATATCGGGCTTTACGCCGTCTGAATCCCTCGCCTTATATGTATTTTTTAAATCTAGGTGATTTTCATATCGTCGGCTCATCGCCCGAAATTCTAGTACGCTTAGAAGATGACTTGATTACCGTGCGTCCGATTGCAGGCACACGTAAACGCGGCGATACCGAAGCCCGTGACCAAGCGCTAGAACAAGAGCTATTAAATGACCCCAAAGAAATTGCCGAGCACTTAATGCTGATTGATCTAGGGCGCAATGACACCGGACGTGTGAGTGAAATCGGCTCAGTTAAGCTCACTGATAAAATGATTGTCGAGCGTTATTCGCACGTTATGCATATTGTGTCGAATGTTACGGGTAAATTATTGCCAAACCTAAACGCAATGGATGTATTACGCGCCACCTTCCCCGCAGGCACGGTTAGCGGTGCACCGAAAATTCGCGCAATGGAAATTATTGACGAACTCGAACCCGTCAAACGTGGCATTTATTCAGGTGCAGTGGGTTATTTAGCTTGGAACGGCAATATGGATACGGCAATTGCGATTCGCACCGCTGTGATTAAAGACGAGCAATTGCATATACAAGCGGGTGCGGGGGTCGTGTATGACTCGATTCCCGAGATGGAATGGCAAGAAACCATGAATAAAGGGCGTGCGGTGTTTCGTGCTGCCAGTAGCGCTTTATCCGGTTTAAACGGCAAGCATAAGTAG